A window of the Brassica oleracea var. oleracea cultivar TO1000 chromosome C1, BOL, whole genome shotgun sequence genome harbors these coding sequences:
- the LOC106312485 gene encoding oxygen-evolving enhancer protein 1-2, chloroplastic, with protein MATSLKATTATFLQPAKIATSSPSRNVHLRSNQTVGKSSGLESSPARLTCSIHSDFKDFVGKCSDAAKIAGFALATSALVVSGASAEGAPKRLTYDEIQSKTYMEVKGTGTANQCPTIDGGSETFSFKPGKYTGKKFCFEPTSFTVKADSVSKNAPPDFQNTKLMTRLTYTLDEIEGPFEVSSDGSVKFKEEDGIDYAAVTVQLPGGERVPFLFTVKQLEASGKPDNFSGKFLVPSYRGSSFLDPKGRGGSTGYDNAVALPAGGRGDEEELSKENVKNTAASVGEITLKITKSKPETGEVIGVFESLQPSDTDLGAKVPKDVKIQGVWYGQLE; from the exons ATGGCAACTTCTCTCAAAGCCACCACCGCAACTTTTCTTCAGCCGGCGAAGATCGCCACTTCTTCTCCTTCTCGCAACGTTCATCTCCGATCTAACCAAACCGTGGGCAAGTCCTCTGGCCTAGAATCTTCACCTGCTAGACTCACTTGCTCCATCCACTCTGACTTCAAAGACTTCGTTGGAAAGTGCTCTGATGCAGCCAAAATTGCTGGTTTCGCTCTTGCCACCTCTGCTCTCGTTGTCTCG GGGGCAAGTGCGGAGGGAGCACCAAAGAGGTTAACGTACGACGAGATACAGAGCAAGACCTACATGGAGGTTAAGGGGACTGGTACCGCGAATCAGTGTCCCACTATCGACGGTGGCTCTGAAACATTCTCATTCAAACCTGGTAAGTACACCGGCAAGAAATTCTGCTTCGAGCCTACTTCCTTCACCGTCAAGGCAGATAGCGTCAGCAAGAACGCACCTCCGGATTTCCAAAACACCAAGCTCATGACCCGTCTCACTTACACACTCGACGAGATCGAAGGACCCTTTGAG GTTAGTTCAGATGGAAGCGTGAAGTTCAAGGAAGAAGATGGGATCGACTACGCAGCAGTCACAGTCCAGCTTCCGGGAGGAGAACGCGTGCCGTTTCTCTTCACGGTGAAACAGCTCGAGGCTTCAGGCAAACCCGACAATTTCAGTGGCAAATTCTTAGTCCCTTCGTACCGTGGCTCGTCTTTCTTGGACCCTAAGGGACGTGGTGGATCCACTGGGTACGATAATGCAGTGGCTTTGCCTGCGGGAGGCAGAGGTGACGAAGAAGAGCTGTCGAAGGAAAACGTCAAGAACACCGCTGCTTCGGTCGGAGAGATCACTTTGAAGATCACGAAGAGTAAACCGGAGACAGGAGAAGTGATCGGAGTGTTTGAGAGTCTTCAACCGTCGGATACTGACTTAGGTGCTAAGGTACCAAAGGATGTGAAGATCCAAGGGGTTTGGTATGGCCAGCTTGAGTGA